In Sphingobacterium thalpophilum, a genomic segment contains:
- the leuB gene encoding 3-isopropylmalate dehydrogenase — MKKNILIIPGDGIGQEVTTWGKKVLEKIGENYGHEFSFDEAIMGHTAIEATGNPLPDETLAKAKASDAILFGAIGHIKYDNDPSAKVRPEQGLLKIRKELGLYANLRPILLFDELLDASSLKPEILQGTDILFFRELTGDVYFGEKNRNEDNTFASDLMNYHRYEVERIARKAYDAARTRNKRLCSVDKANVLETSRLWREVVQEIAKEYPDVETEHMFIDNAAMQLVKNPKKFDVVLTANLFGDILTDEASQIAGSMGMLASASVGDGTGFFEPIHGSAHDIAGQNKANPLASILSAALMLDISFGLQDEAKAVTNAVAETLKAGWRTGDIANSSTESSKILGTQEMGEKVLEFIK, encoded by the coding sequence ATGAAGAAAAATATTTTAATCATACCTGGAGATGGCATCGGTCAAGAAGTAACAACTTGGGGTAAAAAAGTTTTAGAAAAAATCGGTGAAAATTATGGTCATGAATTCAGCTTTGATGAAGCTATCATGGGCCATACTGCAATTGAAGCTACGGGCAACCCTCTTCCTGATGAAACATTAGCGAAAGCAAAAGCTTCTGATGCGATCCTTTTCGGCGCCATTGGCCATATCAAGTATGATAATGATCCTTCTGCTAAAGTAAGACCTGAACAAGGCTTGTTGAAAATCCGTAAAGAACTAGGTCTTTATGCAAATCTTCGTCCAATCCTTTTATTCGACGAGTTATTGGATGCTTCGAGTTTAAAACCTGAAATTCTTCAAGGTACAGATATCCTTTTCTTCCGTGAATTGACAGGTGATGTGTATTTTGGTGAAAAAAACCGTAATGAGGACAACACCTTTGCGTCAGATCTGATGAACTACCACCGTTACGAGGTTGAACGTATCGCACGTAAAGCTTATGATGCAGCACGCACACGTAACAAAAGATTATGCTCTGTTGATAAAGCCAATGTATTGGAAACATCCCGCCTATGGAGAGAAGTGGTACAGGAAATCGCAAAAGAATATCCGGATGTTGAAACTGAGCACATGTTTATCGATAATGCAGCCATGCAATTGGTTAAAAATCCGAAGAAATTCGATGTGGTATTGACGGCAAATCTTTTTGGTGATATCTTGACAGACGAAGCCTCACAGATCGCGGGCTCAATGGGTATGTTGGCTTCTGCTTCCGTAGGTGATGGCACAGGCTTCTTCGAACCTATCCACGGCTCAGCACACGATATCGCTGGTCAAAATAAAGCAAATCCACTTGCTTCAATTTTATCTGCAGCCTTGATGCTTGATATTAGCTTTGGTCTACAGGACGAAGCTAAAGCTGTTACCAATGCTGTTGCTGAAACATTAAAAGCTGGTTGGAGAACCGGTGATATTGCCAACAGCAGCACTGAATCTTCAAAAATCTTAGGTACTCAGGAAATGGGTGAAAAAGTATTGGAGTTTATTAAATAG
- the leuD gene encoding 3-isopropylmalate dehydratase small subunit has translation MKKFETLTSQVVPLPIENIDTDQIIPARFLKATTREGFGDNLFRDWRFDTDNQPKTDFVLNNPTYTGKILVAGKNFGCGSSREHAAWAIQDYGFDVVISSFFADIFKGNALNNGVLPIQVPEEFLAKIFELVHQNPTTAIIVDLEKQTVMLTETGDQFEFEINPYKKSCLINGYDDIDFILNQKDSIEAFEANRQW, from the coding sequence ATGAAAAAATTTGAAACTTTAACGTCACAGGTAGTCCCTCTACCTATCGAAAATATTGATACCGATCAAATTATTCCAGCACGCTTTCTAAAAGCAACCACGCGTGAAGGTTTTGGTGATAATTTATTCCGCGACTGGCGTTTTGATACAGACAATCAGCCCAAAACTGACTTTGTACTGAACAATCCGACCTATACAGGGAAAATATTGGTTGCCGGTAAGAATTTTGGTTGTGGTTCAAGCCGCGAACATGCCGCATGGGCTATTCAAGACTATGGTTTTGATGTGGTCATCAGCTCATTCTTTGCCGATATATTCAAAGGAAATGCCCTTAACAATGGTGTATTACCGATTCAGGTACCCGAAGAGTTTTTGGCAAAAATTTTCGAATTGGTGCACCAAAATCCGACAACAGCGATTATCGTTGATCTTGAAAAACAAACAGTCATGTTGACAGAGACAGGTGATCAATTTGAGTTTGAAATCAATCCATACAAAAAATCATGTTTGATCAATGGATATGATGACATTGATTTTATCCTTAACCAGAAAGATTCAATCGAAGCATTTGAAGCAAACAGACAATGGTAG
- the ilvC gene encoding ketol-acid reductoisomerase → MANYFNTLPLREQLEQLSHAEFMDNTEFTDGVNALKGKKIVIVGCGAQGLNQGLNLRDSGLDVSYALRKEAIEQKRDSWKNATDNNFNVGTYEELIPSADLVINLTPDKQHTSVINAVMPLMKEGATLSYSHGFNIVEEGMQIRKDITVIMVAPKCPGSEVRAEYLRGFGVPTLIAVHPENDPQGKGWAEAKAYCVGTGGHKAGVLKSSFVAEVKSDLMGEQTILCGLLQTGSILSFDKMIEKGIEAGYASKLVQYGVEVITEALKHGGVSGMMDRLSNPAKVKAFEISEELKDIMRPLFQKHQDDIMSGHFSKTMMEDWANGDANLLKWRAETGETAFEKTPAGDVKINEQEYFDNYTLMVAFIRAGVELAFETMVEAGIKPESAYYESLHETPLIANTIARKKLFEMNRVISDTAEYGCYLFDQACKPLLADFMKTVDTDLVGKNFNDNKDAAVDNAQLVVINEILRDHPVEIVGRKLRKAMTAMKAIKTV, encoded by the coding sequence ATGGCAAATTATTTCAACACCTTACCGCTTAGAGAGCAGTTAGAACAATTAAGTCACGCTGAATTCATGGACAACACCGAATTCACGGATGGTGTAAATGCTTTAAAAGGTAAAAAAATCGTAATCGTAGGATGTGGTGCGCAAGGCTTGAACCAAGGTTTAAACTTAAGAGATAGCGGACTGGACGTTTCTTATGCTTTGCGTAAAGAAGCTATTGAACAAAAAAGAGATTCTTGGAAAAACGCTACGGACAACAACTTTAACGTAGGCACTTACGAAGAATTGATCCCATCTGCGGATTTAGTTATCAACTTGACTCCAGATAAACAACATACTTCAGTAATCAACGCTGTAATGCCCTTGATGAAAGAAGGCGCTACGTTATCGTATTCACACGGTTTCAACATCGTTGAAGAAGGTATGCAAATCCGTAAAGATATTACTGTCATCATGGTTGCTCCAAAATGTCCAGGTTCTGAGGTTCGTGCAGAGTACCTTCGTGGTTTTGGTGTTCCTACTTTAATCGCTGTTCACCCGGAAAATGATCCACAAGGAAAAGGCTGGGCTGAAGCAAAAGCGTACTGTGTAGGGACAGGTGGACACAAGGCTGGTGTATTGAAATCTTCATTCGTAGCTGAGGTAAAATCAGATTTGATGGGTGAGCAAACAATTCTTTGTGGATTGTTGCAAACAGGATCGATCTTGTCTTTCGACAAAATGATCGAGAAAGGTATCGAAGCTGGTTACGCATCGAAATTGGTACAATACGGTGTAGAAGTGATTACGGAAGCCTTGAAACATGGTGGTGTAAGCGGAATGATGGACCGTTTGAGCAACCCTGCAAAAGTAAAAGCATTTGAGATCTCAGAAGAATTGAAGGATATCATGCGTCCTTTATTCCAAAAACACCAAGATGATATCATGTCAGGTCACTTTAGCAAGACCATGATGGAAGATTGGGCAAATGGTGATGCAAATTTATTGAAATGGAGAGCCGAAACAGGTGAAACTGCATTCGAAAAAACACCTGCTGGTGATGTTAAAATCAACGAACAAGAATACTTCGACAACTATACGCTAATGGTTGCTTTCATCCGTGCAGGTGTTGAATTGGCATTCGAAACAATGGTTGAAGCAGGTATCAAACCAGAATCAGCATACTACGAATCATTGCACGAAACACCATTGATCGCTAACACAATCGCTCGCAAGAAGTTGTTCGAAATGAACCGTGTTATCTCTGATACAGCAGAATACGGTTGTTACCTATTCGACCAAGCTTGTAAACCTTTGTTGGCAGACTTCATGAAAACTGTTGATACGGATTTAGTCGGTAAAAACTTTAACGACAACAAAGATGCTGCAGTTGATAACGCACAATTGGTTGTCATCAATGAAATTTTGCGTGATCACCCTGTAGAAATCGTTGGTCGCAAATTGCGTAAAGCGATGACTGCAATGAAAGCGATCAAAACTGTTTAA
- the ilvN gene encoding acetolactate synthase small subunit encodes MEKQEYTITLYTENSIGLIGRISTIFSRRKINIESLNTSPSEVEGIHRFTIVITEAEDVLRKLCRQLEKQIDILKAYYNTNDEVIWQEQALYKVPADVVNEKVYVERLLRQYGANVVVIRNDYIVFETAGHREEIDKLTEELTKYGLIEFVRGARIAIIKDSAGFHSKLVQFEAKEPSIEIVENEYLDKRDDVFTM; translated from the coding sequence ATGGAAAAACAAGAATATACCATCACCTTATATACAGAGAATTCAATCGGTCTTATCGGTCGGATCTCAACAATTTTTTCAAGAAGAAAAATCAATATTGAAAGCTTGAATACTTCCCCTTCTGAAGTAGAAGGAATACATCGTTTTACCATCGTAATCACGGAGGCTGAAGATGTTCTACGTAAGCTTTGTCGTCAACTGGAAAAACAGATTGATATCCTTAAGGCCTATTACAACACCAATGATGAAGTGATCTGGCAAGAACAGGCGCTGTATAAAGTACCTGCGGATGTGGTCAATGAAAAAGTATATGTAGAACGTTTATTACGTCAATATGGTGCCAATGTTGTTGTGATCCGCAACGACTATATTGTCTTTGAAACTGCAGGTCACCGCGAGGAGATCGATAAGTTGACAGAAGAATTGACCAAATATGGTTTGATCGAATTTGTCCGTGGCGCACGTATCGCTATCATTAAAGATAGTGCAGGTTTCCATTCCAAATTGGTTCAGTTTGAAGCCAAGGAACCATCGATAGAAATTGTAGAAAACGAGTATCTCGACAAAAGAGATGATGTATTTACAATGTAA
- the leuC gene encoding 3-isopropylmalate dehydratase large subunit, which produces MSKTLVEKIWDAHVVKREEGFPDIIYIDTHLIHEVTSPQAFDGLRKRGIPVFRPKQTVATADHNVPTLNQHLPIKEELSRYQVDMLTKNCAEFGIELYGLGHPYQGIVHVIGPELGITLPGKTMVCGDSHTSTHGAFGAIAFGIGTSQVEQVFATQCLLQSKPKTMKIEVNGPLQNCVGAKDIILYIISKISAAGGTGYFIEYAGSAIRSLSMEARMTICNMSIEMGARGGLIAPDQITFDYVEGREFAPKGEEWDKALAYWKTLYSDEDAIFDKVLTFDAADIAPMITYGTNPGMGMGIAEHIPATSAQAESERPSYQKALDYMGFKDDSTVLGNRVDYVFIGSCTNSRIEDLREVASFVKGKQKAQDVEVWIVPGSKQVEKQAKEEGLDKIFEAAGFQLREPGCSACLGMNEDKIPAGKYCVSTSNRNFEGRQGPNARTMLVSPLTAAAAAVTGKVTDVRELI; this is translated from the coding sequence ATGTCAAAAACATTAGTAGAAAAGATTTGGGATGCGCACGTCGTCAAGCGTGAAGAAGGGTTTCCGGATATTATATATATCGACACCCACTTGATTCATGAAGTTACTTCACCTCAAGCTTTCGATGGTTTGCGTAAAAGAGGAATCCCAGTTTTTCGTCCAAAGCAAACGGTAGCTACTGCCGACCACAACGTACCGACACTCAATCAACATTTACCGATCAAAGAAGAGCTATCCCGTTATCAAGTTGATATGCTCACCAAAAATTGTGCTGAATTTGGTATTGAATTATATGGTTTGGGGCATCCATACCAAGGGATTGTACACGTTATTGGTCCGGAGCTGGGTATCACCCTACCAGGTAAAACGATGGTCTGTGGCGATAGTCATACCTCAACACATGGTGCTTTTGGAGCTATTGCTTTTGGTATTGGAACCTCTCAAGTTGAACAGGTCTTCGCAACACAATGTTTATTGCAGTCGAAGCCAAAAACAATGAAAATTGAAGTCAACGGTCCCCTTCAAAACTGTGTTGGGGCAAAAGATATCATCCTATATATCATCTCCAAAATCTCTGCTGCGGGCGGTACAGGTTACTTTATTGAATATGCCGGTTCAGCAATCCGTTCATTAAGCATGGAAGCACGTATGACCATTTGTAACATGAGTATCGAAATGGGTGCACGTGGAGGCTTAATTGCTCCGGATCAGATCACTTTCGACTATGTAGAAGGCCGTGAATTCGCGCCGAAAGGTGAGGAATGGGATAAAGCCCTAGCGTACTGGAAAACATTGTATTCTGACGAAGATGCCATCTTTGATAAAGTGTTGACTTTTGATGCTGCAGACATTGCGCCAATGATTACTTATGGTACTAACCCAGGCATGGGTATGGGTATCGCTGAGCATATTCCAGCAACTAGCGCACAAGCGGAATCAGAAAGACCATCGTACCAAAAAGCATTGGATTACATGGGCTTCAAAGATGACTCAACAGTCTTAGGCAACCGTGTTGATTATGTGTTCATCGGAAGTTGTACCAATTCCCGTATTGAAGATTTACGTGAAGTAGCTTCATTCGTTAAAGGCAAGCAAAAAGCACAAGACGTTGAAGTATGGATTGTACCGGGCTCAAAACAAGTAGAAAAACAAGCTAAAGAAGAAGGCTTGGATAAAATATTTGAAGCGGCAGGATTCCAGTTACGTGAACCCGGATGCTCGGCATGTTTAGGTATGAACGAAGATAAAATCCCTGCTGGTAAATATTGTGTTTCGACTTCAAATAGAAATTTCGAAGGGCGTCAGGGACCGAATGCCCGCACCATGCTGGTATCTCCTTTGACAGCAGCAGCTGCGGCAGTAACAGGTAAAGTAACCGATGTAAGAGAGTTGATCTAA
- the ilvB gene encoding biosynthetic-type acetolactate synthase large subunit: MSTLEITENKAATAQQTPTQISGSKAVLEALLSEGVDTVFGYPGGAIMPIYDALYDYTDRLKHILVRHEQGGIHAAQGYARTSGRTGVVFATSGPGATNLVTGLADAMIDSNPIVCVTGQVFASLLGTDAFQETDVINITAPVTKWNYQVTDATEIPAALAKAFYIASTGRPGPVLIDITKNAQLQLFDYFGYEKCNHVRSYRPAPQVRKEYVEQAAELINKAKKPFVLFGQGIILGKAEEEFKAFIEKTGIPSASTVMGLSALPTDHKLHVGMLGMHGNYAPNVMTNECDVLIAIGMRFDDRVTGRLDKYAKQAKVIHLDIDPAEIDKNVQTTVPVWGDCKESLPMLTELVNATDHSAWLAQFRELEKEEIKEVIQNELHPQTDIMTMGEVIHVLNELTGGDAIITTDVGQHQMVTCRYAKFNNSKSNVTSGGLGTMGFGLPAAIGAWYGAPEKTVVAIIGDGGIQMTIQELGTIMQFGAKVKIMILNNEFLGMVRQWQQLFHDRRYSFVNITSPDFVAVAKGYYIDGQKISERKDLRNALKTMIDHDGAYLLEVMVGKENNVFPMVAQGTSVSEIRLK; the protein is encoded by the coding sequence ATGAGTACACTGGAAATAACAGAAAATAAGGCCGCTACAGCGCAGCAAACTCCGACACAAATTTCGGGATCGAAAGCTGTATTGGAGGCCTTATTGAGCGAAGGAGTTGATACCGTATTTGGTTATCCTGGAGGCGCAATTATGCCGATCTATGATGCCCTTTATGATTATACGGATCGTCTGAAGCATATTTTAGTGCGCCATGAACAAGGTGGAATCCACGCGGCGCAAGGTTATGCAAGAACTTCAGGTCGTACAGGCGTCGTCTTTGCGACAAGTGGTCCTGGAGCAACAAACCTAGTTACTGGACTGGCTGATGCCATGATCGATAGTAACCCTATCGTCTGTGTCACAGGTCAGGTCTTTGCTTCACTCTTGGGAACAGATGCTTTTCAGGAAACAGATGTCATCAATATCACGGCACCAGTCACAAAATGGAACTACCAAGTCACCGACGCAACTGAAATTCCAGCTGCACTCGCAAAAGCATTTTATATTGCCAGCACAGGTCGTCCAGGACCGGTATTGATCGATATCACTAAAAATGCACAGCTACAATTGTTCGATTACTTCGGTTATGAAAAATGCAACCACGTACGTAGCTATAGACCTGCACCACAAGTTCGTAAAGAATATGTTGAGCAGGCAGCCGAGTTAATCAACAAAGCAAAAAAACCATTTGTTCTTTTTGGACAAGGCATCATTCTTGGAAAAGCAGAGGAAGAGTTCAAAGCTTTTATCGAGAAGACAGGAATTCCATCGGCATCGACTGTCATGGGCTTAAGTGCACTTCCAACGGATCATAAACTTCACGTAGGGATGTTGGGTATGCATGGTAACTATGCGCCAAATGTCATGACCAATGAATGTGATGTTTTAATAGCCATTGGTATGCGTTTCGATGACCGTGTAACAGGTCGTTTGGACAAATATGCCAAACAAGCAAAAGTAATCCATTTGGATATAGACCCAGCAGAGATTGACAAAAACGTACAGACAACCGTACCTGTATGGGGCGACTGTAAAGAGTCACTTCCAATGCTGACGGAATTGGTAAACGCTACAGATCATTCCGCCTGGCTTGCACAATTCCGTGAACTTGAAAAAGAAGAAATCAAAGAAGTCATCCAAAATGAACTTCACCCACAAACCGATATTATGACCATGGGTGAGGTCATCCATGTGTTGAATGAATTGACAGGCGGTGATGCGATCATTACAACGGACGTCGGTCAACACCAAATGGTAACCTGTCGCTATGCTAAATTCAACAACAGCAAATCGAATGTAACCTCAGGAGGCTTAGGTACAATGGGCTTTGGTCTTCCAGCAGCAATCGGTGCCTGGTATGGCGCGCCAGAAAAAACTGTCGTAGCAATCATCGGTGATGGTGGTATACAAATGACGATCCAAGAGCTCGGAACGATTATGCAATTTGGCGCAAAAGTCAAAATCATGATCCTCAACAATGAATTCTTGGGCATGGTACGCCAGTGGCAGCAATTGTTCCATGACAGACGTTATTCATTCGTGAATATCACGAGTCCTGACTTTGTTGCTGTAGCGAAAGGCTATTACATCGACGGTCAGAAGATTTCGGAACGTAAAGACTTACGTAATGCCCTGAAAACCATGATTGATCACGACGGAGCATATCTATTGGAAGTGATGGTAGGTAAGGAAAACAATGTATTCCCAATGGTTGCACAAGGAACATCGGTATCTGAGATACGTTTAAAGTAG
- the ilvD gene encoding dihydroxy-acid dehydratase, whose protein sequence is MKSSSNGENAMNKYSRTFTQDETQPAAKAMLYGIGLTDADMDKAQVGIASMGYDGNTCNMHLNDLAQIVKKGVWNNDLVGLTFGTIGVSDGMSNGTDGMRYSLVSRDVIADSIETICGGQYYDGLISIPGCDKNMPGAIMAMARLDRPSLMVYGGTIAPGHYKGEELNIVSAFEALGQRICGNLSDEDYEGIIKHTCPGAGACGGMYTANTMASAIEALGMSLPYSSSNPAISEEKKNECLEAGQHIRTLLEKDIKPSDIMTRKAFENALRTIVILGGSTNAVLHFIAIGKAVGVDITQDDFQRMSDETPVLADFKPSGKYLMQDLQQFGGTPAVMKYLLNEGLLHGDCITVTGKTVAENLADVKSIMEYDQPIIKPLSDPIKATGHLQILYGNLAEKGSVAKISGKEGEKFTGPARVFDGEHDLVAGIASGRIKPGDVVVIKNEGPVGAPGMPEMLKPTSLIIGAGLGKSVALITDGRFSGGTHGFVVGHITPESYKGGLIGLVHDDDIIEIDAVNNSINVLLSDDEIAQRRAAWVQPALKVNKGVLYKYAKTVADASEGCVTDQ, encoded by the coding sequence ATGAAGTCATCATCTAACGGCGAAAACGCAATGAACAAATACAGCCGTACATTTACACAAGACGAAACGCAACCTGCTGCAAAAGCAATGCTTTATGGTATCGGTCTTACGGATGCCGACATGGACAAAGCACAGGTCGGTATTGCCAGCATGGGATATGATGGTAATACGTGTAATATGCACTTAAATGATTTGGCACAAATTGTCAAGAAGGGCGTTTGGAACAATGATTTAGTAGGTTTGACCTTTGGAACCATTGGCGTCAGTGATGGTATGAGCAATGGTACCGATGGGATGCGTTATTCGCTGGTAAGTCGTGATGTGATCGCTGATAGTATCGAAACGATCTGTGGTGGACAGTATTATGATGGCTTGATCTCTATTCCTGGCTGTGACAAAAACATGCCCGGTGCAATTATGGCAATGGCCCGTTTGGACCGTCCTTCTTTAATGGTGTATGGCGGTACTATCGCTCCAGGCCACTATAAAGGTGAAGAATTAAACATTGTGTCTGCATTTGAAGCATTGGGACAACGCATCTGCGGAAATCTTTCGGATGAAGACTATGAAGGCATTATCAAACATACCTGCCCTGGTGCTGGTGCTTGTGGCGGAATGTATACAGCAAATACCATGGCTTCGGCAATTGAAGCCTTGGGAATGAGCTTACCATACTCATCTTCCAATCCAGCGATCTCGGAAGAAAAGAAAAATGAATGTTTAGAGGCAGGTCAACATATCCGCACGCTGCTTGAGAAAGATATCAAGCCCTCTGATATCATGACACGTAAAGCATTTGAGAACGCACTACGTACCATTGTTATCTTGGGTGGTAGTACCAATGCTGTACTTCACTTTATCGCAATAGGCAAAGCCGTAGGCGTAGATATCACGCAAGATGACTTCCAACGCATGAGTGACGAAACTCCTGTATTAGCTGACTTCAAACCATCCGGTAAATACTTGATGCAAGATCTTCAGCAATTCGGAGGAACTCCTGCTGTCATGAAATATCTTTTAAATGAAGGTTTATTGCATGGTGACTGTATCACGGTAACAGGAAAAACAGTCGCTGAGAACTTGGCGGATGTTAAATCAATCATGGAATATGACCAACCGATTATCAAACCCTTGAGCGATCCAATCAAGGCTACAGGACACTTACAGATTCTTTACGGGAACTTAGCAGAGAAAGGTTCTGTTGCCAAGATCTCCGGTAAAGAAGGTGAAAAATTCACTGGTCCTGCACGCGTATTCGATGGAGAGCATGATTTAGTGGCCGGTATTGCATCTGGTAGAATCAAACCAGGAGATGTTGTCGTGATCAAAAATGAAGGTCCTGTTGGAGCGCCAGGCATGCCTGAAATGCTTAAACCAACCTCCTTGATTATTGGTGCCGGTCTTGGTAAATCTGTTGCTTTAATTACCGATGGCCGTTTCTCAGGTGGAACACATGGTTTTGTCGTAGGGCATATCACACCAGAATCTTACAAAGGCGGATTAATTGGTCTTGTACATGATGATGACATTATCGAGATCGATGCGGTAAATAACAGCATCAATGTGCTGCTTTCCGATGATGAGATCGCGCAACGACGTGCCGCTTGGGTACAACCAGCGTTAAAAGTTAACAAAGGCGTTTTATACAAATACGCTAAAACTGTTGCCGATGCCTCAGAAGGCTGCGTAACGGATCAGTAG
- a CDS encoding ATP-binding cassette domain-containing protein, producing MVDPVVHIANLTIQYGKDTVLQDLNWQIFPGEQWILGGPSGTGKTTLAKAIAGQLKYEGEITFHLNPTSPLPAKIHYVSNWFQFTNLEGDRNFYYQQRYNKFAKNDTLTVFAELKHFAQEEQLSFENVRSYLNIFGFENFKDQQLIELSSGEHKRLQLIKALWLQPQVLIIDQPYTGLDAQSRKDLNQIFDQLADKGVSLLLISNDDEQPSCINRFAEIQHGKIVIRQNSNALSRGLPRTRKALPYFLQRAPEVTSPIMVKMNKINISYGEKQVLKNIDWEVKAGEKWLLQGHNGSGKSTLLSLINGDHPQAYANDIHLFGKKRGSGESIWDIKEHLGIISPELHWYYDMNANVGQTIASGFFDSMSLYQRLGFEQQQKLEQILHFFDLKEVKHKTLGSLPLGQQRLVLLARTIVKHPELLILDEPCQGLDKEQTQYFNDVIDDLSKSGQTLIYVGHFQTQLPTCIDNKIVLEKGEVKAVSEVIHKKEALST from the coding sequence ATGGTAGATCCTGTCGTCCATATTGCCAATTTAACCATTCAGTACGGTAAAGATACCGTACTGCAAGACTTAAATTGGCAAATTTTTCCTGGCGAACAATGGATCTTAGGCGGTCCTAGCGGTACAGGAAAAACCACACTTGCAAAAGCGATTGCCGGGCAATTGAAGTATGAAGGCGAGATCACATTCCACCTTAATCCAACAAGCCCACTGCCAGCGAAAATTCACTACGTTTCCAATTGGTTTCAGTTTACCAATCTTGAAGGCGATCGCAATTTCTATTACCAACAGCGCTACAACAAATTTGCAAAAAACGATACATTAACGGTTTTTGCTGAGTTGAAACATTTTGCGCAAGAAGAACAGCTTTCTTTTGAAAACGTACGTTCTTACCTGAACATTTTTGGATTCGAAAATTTCAAAGATCAGCAGTTGATTGAACTTTCAAGTGGCGAACACAAAAGACTACAATTGATCAAAGCGCTGTGGCTTCAACCTCAGGTGCTCATTATCGACCAGCCTTATACAGGACTAGATGCACAGTCTCGGAAAGATCTCAATCAGATTTTTGATCAGCTTGCAGATAAAGGCGTTTCTTTGTTGCTCATTAGCAATGATGATGAACAACCAAGCTGCATCAATCGTTTTGCGGAAATCCAGCATGGTAAGATTGTTATTCGCCAAAATAGCAATGCGTTATCCAGAGGATTGCCCCGCACAAGAAAGGCACTCCCCTATTTTCTGCAACGAGCCCCTGAAGTAACTTCTCCGATCATGGTAAAAATGAACAAGATCAATATCTCCTATGGCGAAAAACAAGTCTTAAAGAATATTGACTGGGAAGTAAAAGCCGGCGAAAAATGGTTGTTACAAGGGCATAATGGTTCAGGAAAATCCACGTTGCTCAGTTTAATCAACGGCGATCATCCACAGGCCTATGCCAACGACATCCATCTTTTTGGCAAAAAAAGAGGATCTGGAGAAAGCATTTGGGATATCAAAGAACATTTGGGTATTATATCGCCAGAATTGCATTGGTACTATGATATGAATGCCAACGTTGGGCAGACTATTGCTTCTGGATTTTTTGATTCCATGAGCCTATACCAGCGATTAGGATTTGAACAACAGCAAAAGCTCGAGCAAATTCTCCATTTTTTTGACCTTAAAGAGGTTAAACACAAAACCTTGGGGTCGTTACCATTAGGCCAACAACGTTTGGTCCTATTGGCTCGCACGATCGTGAAACATCCAGAATTGCTGATTTTGGACGAACCTTGTCAGGGCTTAGATAAAGAGCAGACCCAGTATTTCAACGATGTCATTGATGACCTCAGTAAAAGTGGCCAGACGCTCATTTATGTAGGGCACTTCCAGACACAACTACCAACCTGCATTGACAATAAAATCGTGTTGGAAAAAGGAGAAGTAAAGGCTGTATCCGAAGTTATCCACAAAAAAGAAGCTTTATCCACATAA
- a CDS encoding DinB family protein — protein sequence MQETFKFILKSRQKFIELLDGLSIEQLNKIPAGFNNNIIWNFAHIVVSTQTLVYVRTGIKADTTWVNYNEDYKKDTKPTRFVEQAEVDELKEIAIRSIEQIAADYENGVFGEITSFSTATYGYPMDTIEEVIALTSGHDNVHFGYAMAQRRLVQELK from the coding sequence ATGCAAGAGACATTTAAATTTATCTTAAAGTCACGTCAAAAATTCATTGAATTACTTGACGGTCTTTCCATTGAACAGCTTAACAAAATTCCCGCGGGATTTAACAACAATATCATCTGGAATTTTGCGCACATTGTCGTCAGTACACAGACCTTGGTCTATGTCCGTACGGGAATCAAGGCCGATACGACTTGGGTGAACTATAACGAAGATTATAAAAAAGACACCAAGCCAACCCGCTTTGTTGAACAAGCAGAGGTTGATGAATTGAAAGAAATCGCAATCCGCAGTATTGAGCAAATTGCTGCTGACTATGAGAACGGTGTTTTCGGAGAAATCACCTCCTTTTCAACGGCGACCTATGGTTATCCGATGGACACGATCGAAGAGGTCATTGCCCTGACATCAGGACACGACAACGTTCATTTCGGTTACGCCATGGCACAACGCAGATTAGTACAAGAATTAAAATAA